ATCGGTCGACAGCAGAGCGAACTTTCTTCGACTGGCGAAGATAGTGCTCCCTAAACTCCTCCGCAATATCAGGGTCCAGCTGGACAGGCGACTGAGGTCGAGGAGGCCTGTCACCAGAGATCTCAGCAGCTTTGGTGCCAACTTCAGCAAGATCAAAGGGCGGCCACTGAGGGAGGTCAATCCGGCCGCTCACCCACTCTAACACATCGCCCCAGTTGAGACCATCGTGGATTTCATGGGGGTTATCGCACATGATGCAAGTGCAGCCATGAGGGGGCAGGTCGCGAGAAAAGACATTTTCGAGGCGGTCCAACAGCCTGCGAGCAACAGATCGGTGTCCGGTAGCAACGGCAATTGAGCCCTGCTTACTAAGTACTGTGTTGTACTGGTCTAATAGATGATGGAATGGAGCAAATAGAGTGTCTGTGCCGACCAGAGGTGGGTTTGAAGGCCGGTTTCCGTTCTGACGGGGTAGAACAGAAAGGAAATTCTTGGGGGCTGTGTAAGCCAGGCCGCCATTCTGAAGCAAATAGTCGACTCGTGGCATATCGTGAACATCGAGTGcgggagggggaggaggtggtggtggtggcggaGCAGCACCAAAGGCAGACGCAGGCGTTGCCGTCTTCGAATGCAGATTCGAGTCGACATCTTGGACGTCGATGACAGAGGGAGTCTCAGGCTTGGCATCCGGGTATCCATGAGGGAACGGGGCCTGGGTTGGTGTCCTGGGAGATGAATCCTGAGcgcttgaaggagaagatgctcCATCGACATCATACCTTCTGTGACTTCGAGTAGATGATGTTCGGTGAACAGAGCGATGAGAAGAACTAGATGCCCGGGAATCAGAACGGCGAACCTTGTCGCCAGAGCGGCGCGATGAAGACTTGACGTAGGTAGCTTGGCTCGAGGCGCCGGACCGACGACTCACACGGGAGCGCTCCTCGTTTCGGGATGCCGAGCGAGATAGACTTGACACTCTTGATTTTGGCTGTTCAAGACCAGCCTCGGCTGCTGGGAGTTCTTCTGTAGGCGTTCGGATCCTTGGGGTATCCTCTCTAGGTGTCTCAACCTTTGGTGTTTCATTTTCGGGGGCTTCCTCTTTTGGATACTCTTCCTTGGCTGTATCCTCCGGTGTCTCCTCGTTTACTGCTGTCTTGTCCGCGTCAAGATCAGTTCGGGGTGGACTGAGTGGCACATCAGGCTTGCCGCTGTCAGAACCCTTGGCGAATCTCGAATCTTCGGTATATGGAGCATCCGTAGGCTCAGGAGTAGACGGTTTGGGACTAcgttggcgaggaagagacagagagTCGCGACTAACGATAGCCTCCTTACTGTGTGCCTTGCTGAAAGACGGGTAAGGCACTGAGATGCGATCAGAAAGTATAGAGGTGGCAGCTGTTGATGTCCTGGCCATGTCTGAGCTAGCCAAGTCACTGGTCGAAGCTGCACGGTGATGGCGGTGGTGATGCTCGTCGCTGTCCCTTTCCCTGCGGTGACGGTGACGGCGACTAGATGTGTGAGAAACGGTGTCGCTCACCTCACTAAGCTTGCTTCTAGAAGATCGTGAGGTGCGGTGTCGGCGGCGCTCGCGGTCGGGGTCCTTATGCTTTTCCCGATCATGATCTCGGTCGCGATCTTTGTGGTCCTTTCGTTCAGATTTAGAGCGTCTTGGCTTTTCGCGCGGCCGCTCATCGGCTGGGACCTCGAGGTCGTGGTCCTTGGAGGACATGGTGGACCATGGAGATGTGGTAAGAGTATCGTATGGCGGCTGGTGATTTTGCGGTTATTCGTGATTGTCGTCGATAATTCCAAGGGTGTACAGTTCAAGAAAGCGGTCAAGAATAGTGGGCGCAAGGAGGAGTCGATAATGATATCGGCGTATGACAAGTAAGAAAGTGAGGGTCAAGCAAAGTGAGATTCAGGCTGTAAGAGTGAGAATAGTCGTAATGTTGGGCGAGTCTGGTTACAGCGAAGCAAAGGAGAGTCGTGAAGAGGGGAATGGATGGTTGTACTGGCTGTAGAAGTGTGTGAGGTGAGGCGCATTGAATGGAAgcaagctacctacctaagcgCAGTGTCAGGCCCGGCTTGGTTGGTTCATTCCCTGCAGCccaggtcaggtcaggttCCGGGTGAAAGAATCAGGCACTAAGGCAGGACAGAAAGACCCTCAAGACATGGATGCAGTATCATTCATTCCTCTCcctaggtactccgtatccAATTCTTGTTTCTCACCGTCAGAAGCACGGCTGTAATGAAATGCGGGCGATGAACTCAATGCTTCCTGATTTAGAGTCGCTTATTAGCTCCCCAGCCTGCGATTTTAAAAACTCGTTTAATTAATAGGGGATCGGAAAGCTTGGACTTTTGCAAGGGAGTAAATTCAACGGCGGTGATCAACTGAAACTGTAGGACCTACGGATCCCTCAAAGATGATGTCAACCTCTAGACTAGAGGCAGGCTTCGACACCAAAAACCAGTAAAAATCACAAGCAAATCACCACCAATTTCAATTTCTCGTCATTGACAGAGCCACCACAAACACACAAACGCATACGCAATCTTGACTCTACACAGCCCGATCATGGAAGCTCCCGTTTATCCCGTCTCCCGTGGCCCGGCCcttggggagcaagaaatctTCTGATCTTTAGTTAAGGTGACAAAAATATTCAGTTTTGTGGCTGATTAAATTGATGTGACACCTGACTGAGTATTTCTGTTACTTAGGCTCGAGGCCTTTAGTTTTCTTACCTCTCTTACAAGGCCCGTTCCCCAAATTCTGCTGTGGAGCCCAACTTTGTTGAACAAAACCGAAGCCGAGCACGGCCACGCCCATTAAAAGAGATTTACAGGGGCTAGAGGGGGAGTGCTGTAGATGCGAGGTTGGAGGCTGGGCACAGAGTAAATGACGACCaaccagcttcaacatcttaaCCGCCTGTGATCCCCTGGTAGAAGTATGGAAGCCATATTTAGAACATGAGAATGTGTGACAGAGGCTTTTGTGTTGATACCTTTCTCTGAAGAATGCAAAACGGTGCCTACCTATGCCAGAGTATATTCACATGACTCAGAAATAATATCTCATCGTCTCCATCCACAGCTGCCTGCCACGCATCAATCTCCATCTTAACGGCCCATATTCTCACTCACTCAACTCTTAGCGGTGCTGCCCAATCATTCAACCAACGATTGATTAAGCGCTCAAACTGTCACGAGTTCCTGCAACATCCATTCACAGCCTAACACAACTGACAACCGTCACACTGTCATTCGTGATAGGCCGCCGAGTACGCAGCCCACGTATCACTTGCATATGCTCGCTTCTGAAAATAGTttcatcatgatcttcattgTATCGATCCTAATCTATGCTATGCCGATACTTTCTCGTCCGTCTAATTGTTCCAGGAACGTGATGTAATTGATTCATCATGTTCGCGCTTCTTTTCCCTATCCCGTCTCATTCAAATTAACGCCAATTCCGTTTATCACTTGCGCTATTGTTTGCAAATTTTCGTAGAGCGAGTGGTACAATAAATATTCATACCACGACGCTGCTTTTAGCCACGCCACCCATGCGCATCGAAGCGGTAGGTAGATGTAGCTTGCGGGTATCTCCCTCGGCTGAATCCCGAGATAATTCGTCCAAAATCACCATTTACAGGCGGTCGAGGAGACCGTTGCTCTCAAGGAGCAGGACGATCTGGTGCACAATGGATCGGACGttctgcttctcaaggtcgACAACGAGGTCGGGCTTGGCAGGGGCCTCATAGGGGTCATCGACACCAGTGAAGTTCTTAATGTCACCACGGCGAGCAGCAGCGTAGACACCCTTGCGGTCAGTCTTCTCACAGAACTCGAGAGGAGTAGCAACGTGAACAAGGAAGAAGGGTCCGGACTTCTCAACGAGGTCGCGGGCAGCCTTACGAGCATCCTCGAAAGGAGCAATAGGAGCGGCGATGACAGCGGCACCAGCCTTGGTCAGCTCAGAGGCAACAAAGGCAATGCGCTGGATGTTGAGGTCACGGTCCTTGCGGGTGAAGCCAAGCTCAGGGGAGAGCTCGTGTCGCACGTTCTCACCGAGAAGCATGGAGACGGGGCGACCACCACCCTGGTTGAGTGTAGCCTGGAGAGCACGAGCGATCTGGTCCTTTCCGCTGTTCTGGTAACCAGTCATGAAGACAGTGAAACCCTTCTCGGCGGGGAGAGGGTTCTCCTCGCGAAGAACCTTGACAACCTCGGGATAGGAGAACCACTCGGGGATCTCCTTGCCGGTTCGGAGACGGTGTCGGAGCTCAGTGCCGGAGATGTTAAGGGTGCGGGTGCCCTCGGGGATCTCGTTGATGGGGAGGTACTCGTCAGAATCGGGGAGGTAGATCATGGCCTGGAACTCGACCATCTTGATACCAAGCTCCTCCTGGTGCTGCTGGACGAGGACCTGAGCATCATAAGGACCGTAGTGGTCCTTGCCCTGCTTGTTCTTACCGGGACCGGCGTGGTCACGGCCAACGATGAAGTGGGTAGCACCGTGGTTCTTTCGGATAATGGCGTGCCAGAGGGCCTCGCGGGGACCACCCATTCGCATGGCGAGGGGCAGAAGAGCGAGAGCAGCCATGCCGTTGGGGTATCGGGGCAGGAGAGCCTTGTAGACACGGACACGGGTGAAGTGGTCAATATCACCGGGCTTGGTGAGACCAACGACGGGCTGGATCAGAACGTTGGCCTGCTGAGAGCGGGCGGCGCGGACCGTCAACTCACGGTGAGCTCGGTGCATGGGGTTTCGGGTCTGGAAAGCGACGACCTTTTGCCAGCCGAGCTTGTTGAAGTGAGCGCGGAGCTCAGAGGGAGTGACTGGTCATTATTAGTCTCATGTTGCGTCTCAGTTGCTCTCAGTGACTTACATCGGAGGTCGAGGAAATCGTAGTGCTCGAGACGGTTGATAGCCTCAAGCTTACCACCAACGTAGAACTCCTTAGCGGTATCAAGGAGATACTTGACACCGGGGTGGGTGtcatcatcgctgccaaagaccttcttggcctcgttgaCCCTGTTGCAATCGTATTAGCACCAATGCCCCATGTAAGCGAGAGCAGCCATGATCACGAACTTGTCAGGTCGGTAGACATCCTCGACAGTCAGGATAGCAAGGTTTCGGTCGTCACGGAAATCGCGGAGGGTGATGCGagcaccagccttgatacCAAGCTGGTCGATCTGGGCCTGGTCAACATCGAGGTTGATAGGCATGGAGAAGAGGGCGCCATCAGCGAGACGGTTGTTCTCAACAACGCTAAAGAGTTCTGTTAGCTCATGAACGAAGCAATTGGATGATTTGCAACTTACCCATTGTAGTCCTTCTCAGTCAAAAAACCTATCAAAACACCAGTCAATCGCTATTCTTTCTCACTCATGATAGAATCGCAGCCGTCGCAAAGCGCCCGCCGGAGCCGGAATATGCGGGGGCGGGGCACCGAAGTCAACCCCCATCATCACAGCGGGGGAAACAAAAGATCTTCACGAATAAAACAGGAGCCGCATACCTTCGAGAGGGGAGAAGCCACCGTTAAGGATCAGCTCAAGATCGCAAAGATGTCGCTCGCTGAGAGTAAGAGCAGGGAGCTTCTGAGactcagcctcgagctcgGCCTGGCGAGGCAGGTCGCGAGCGAAGAGGTCCTTAAGGACACCGCCGTGAGGAGTGTTGGCCATTGTGATGTGAAGTTCTTGTGGTTTTGAggagggaggaggatgaacaAGAATGCCAAAAACCGAGTCGCTTCTCGGGATTTTGTAAAGGAAAACAGAAGTTGGAGCACGCAATCGTGGGGGTCAACGATTGCACAGGTGTTACTCGGAgaaggacgacgacgaacaGACCAGAAACAGAggacgagaagaatgagaatggGATAGTAGGAGAGAAGGATGTGCTTTGATTTTAAATCGAATTACCTTACCCAGCGGGATATAGAAAAGTACCTCGATCCTCAAGCCCATCCACTACGAGAGTACGGATACCACATCCACCACAATATCCATCTATCCAATTCTTACATCCACCCTGTCATGATTAGTCCCCTCTCCCCGTCCCTTATTACTGGGGTTAATTGGACTGGAGGGGTGTGTATGATGCAGCGAGTAAGGCAGAAAAAATTGCGTTTCCATAGGCAAAACGGACGAAGTCGGCCAATGCACCCAatcctcatcctctgaaCGTATCCTCGCCCTCGaaaagagggaaaaaaaCAATGGGGTCGTGGTTTTAGCTCTCAATGACGTGCTCGGAGCTTGAGGCTTATACATGCCGCCGACGACCCAGAAGACCAATCAGAGACGAAATGACCGGACAAGGCGGCACTAGGTCGTCGGAGCATCGCTCTCGGCGGCGTTGGAGCGcctgggggggggggggcatCATGATGGGAAACTTGAGTAAATTCTACTGTTTCCGAGGAGGCTATCGCAGTTGTTACAGGTGCAATGGGTTGAGATACAGGCCCTGATGTTGCGGCTTACACACTGAAAAAATGTCTACAATGCTCGGAACTCGCAACACAATAAAATGCGATTACAAAGCGGAACGAGATGCACAACATGGATTATCAGTTTCCTATTCGAATGCCTCATTACCAATTCAGTTCCTGGTACCTTGGAAGCGGCAAGGAAACTCTTCAAGCGCTGCTACAGCTGCAGTAGGGTTCCTCTTCAACCCCAGTCTACGCTTCAGTACCCGTTTTTGAGCACAAGGGTAAACGAAAGAGATTCAACGGACATGTTCCATGGCATGGACAATTGACCACCACCCATTCATCCACATCATCCACATGTAACCCACGGTTTACATCTATATCCACTAATAGCTTGCTTCCATGAAGAATCGTGGCTTCTTGGGGCTTTATAAGATGTTCTCTATCAGATATCTTGTTCAAGCTGACTTGTCTTGTCATGAGGatacttaagttaaagtatcGTGAACATGgtatctcttcatcaacgccaGAATATAATTACTCCTCTGATCATGATCCTCCGTAGCCTTGCATCTATACAGCTTTCCCCGAGTCAATTGCGGTTGTCGGGCTTGAAGGACCCGGGCGATCGCCCGGCACATGGGGAAAAGATGAAGCACGCCTTTTTTCACTTCCCCTCAGTCATGATGGATCAGATCCTATCTTAGTAATCACGCAATTATGTGACGTTGATACGACACTTTTGGAGGGTTGACTGATCGGCAAGGCCACGCGGAAGTAAATCTCTAATTCGAGGATAGTTTTTTTTCCTTATGCAGCGCAAACATCGAAAATTTCCCATGCAGCTCACTCGTCTTCTCTGAGATCTGGTCGTGACTCAAGAGTCTCTGATAACAGTGTCAAGGGTCTATGATAACAGTGGAAGTCAATAGAGGTATGGCTGGACAACATGTCTAGCTTCGCAAAGTACCCTTTCTTGCCTTTGAAGCCCTGTAAGAACCTGTGGGATTGTCCTCTTTGAGTGTGAGGTGCTGTCATCTGCTGAATGATTTCTTTACAATTGAGTTCTCCCTCGAGATAAGCAtacataccttaggtagtcTGGTCTTGGCAACACCCTTGATGACCTAGAATGAGCTCAGAACACTCGTTTGGATATTGTACATCAAACTGTACACACTGAAGATGCCGGAGAAGGGCAGCAGCTGACAAGCTTGCCTCATTTTGTGGCATTTAGTCGCAATCGTCCGCCAAGACCCAATCCCACGATCTAGCCCCGTTCACCCACCCGCACCTTGACGGCACCTGGCttggggaggaaagaaagcacaggaccttgatcctaaatgacaaaaagacttaggtagtATAGCTCAAGCCTAGGATAACTTTTACTGGGTTTATTTCAATACCCTGTATGaaggttcgctgttttccCGCCCCCGGAGACCTGGCACCTCAAGGTGGATGAGGAAGCCAAGAGTCATTACTTGGGTCAAAGCTGCGAGCGACGGTCCGAAAGCTGGTTATATATAACGCAGACATGCCCGTTTCTGAAGCTGCTCGCCTGCTAATCATACACCTTGAGAACCAGGCCTCGCATTGTTGACGGACAAGACCGATTACAGTATTGCGAATATGTATGCTGTCTGCGCCTTGAAAAGCGGCATTGGCCAAAATATTAGTGGCATAGCTTGCTTGCTCTCTTGCTTGGAATGAAACACAATTTGCCATAGATTGTCTCAACTTGGCACATGATTCCAGTCAATCATCCGGATGCTGGGGTAACTAACTTCTGTAGAGCACACTACATAACGCTTCGTTTGTAACGCTCCGTAGCCGCTATTGGCATGATGCATCACTTTCACTGCTCTCCCCAATCAATGGACAGTCCAAGAGCTGCCAAGTTGCAGAAGACAGTCGCAATCGTTGCAAGCCCGACACGTGGAAAGGACAATTCCCCGCCTCTTCATTTTTTAGTTTTGGAGAAGCGTTGTTGGCCAATCGTTAACAGCCAACTCCCCGATGGTGACGCCAGAAGCCGGTGACAGCGAAAAACTTGCTATACTAAGTCGTGTAGTGAGTGTACTCAGAACGAAGTTTCGGTGTGCGTAGATTGCAGCGTTTTGAGTGCATTCACTGCCTTGCACGCAGTATCTTCTCTTTTGCACAGAGTAGATATAAGAACCTTGGGACTTTTGCCTGGGGTTGGTTGGTCTAGAACATGTCGTGATAGAAGTAGATACCGAAAAACGATAAGCGTGGCCTGGTAAATTGAGAGAGTATTCTCGCTACTGCTCACGCCAAATTTAGTGCATGCCCAGAAAATGTGGTTGGATCagacttctccaagatctaATCCCAACCTTCCCTGTTTTCGTACATTACCAAGATTCAATGGTTGCTCTACCTAGTCTCAATTTGTCGttatctctcttttttaCTTGAGCAGAACCAGTTCAGTCTCTCAAATGCAACACCTCGCATTCTTCGCCTGTTGCGAAATAAATCTCGAGTCTTTTCCCTCTAATTAAAACCCCTGCAGCTGCCATCCCGCCAACCTTAAATTCCCGTCGGTCAGGTCGCGAGGTTGCCGATCTTTAGTGGCTTCTCCCGGCCGCTGCGCCACTGTTGTGTCTCTCAAAAAGTCTTGGGGGGGTTACACCTACGTCAAACAAACACGAGATTTTGCATTGGCACAAAGAACACCAAGCTTTAATCTCCCGCATGTAactgggcttcttctccctcctctGCCTAGAACAACCTCTGTATGCTCGATCTTCGATAACGCTACGTTCGCCTTTTTGCGCCAAAACACCCTTATGCCGTTATAGCCGCTTGCGAAATTATCGAAATATTGCTCGAGAACGTCAACTTCCTATCTGAGACCTGCAGTTCCTGATCTACATGCCTGAATCGACCGAAATTCCACCACCAAACTCCTCGATAACTTTACATGCTCCGTTTTCTGGACCAAGATAATATTTGAACCGCAGAGATTGACAACGATATCGCAAAGACCGCCCTGGCGGGCTTGCCCGCGTTCCGCTTCTTCCGACCCCCTGACTACATCTCATCGTCAAGATGTTCGCGACCCAACGACCTCTGGCGGCATTGTCATGCCTTCTCTCCATTTTAAGCATTATCCCAACTGTGTGCGCCCAAGATAAGGTTTACATCAACGGAACTGGCGACAATGGAGTTTTCCACGAACGGCTCGATGTTAGTCGGACACCATCATTATATACAGGCGACTTTGACGACTGTCTGAATGACGGAAGTCTTTTCAACGTGACGGGTTTCGACACAGCCTATTACTCTGATAACCTCACTGTGTCATTTCACGTCTATGGAAGCACCAATATCCGTCAGGAAAGTGTCATGAGTACGTTGCGAAACTTTATTACGCCCTGCTTGATCAGTCTAACCAGATTCTAGTGCATCTTTCTATTGAGGTATATGGAGAAGAGCGTTTTAACAAAACCTACGACCCTTGTGCGGAAAACGTCACAAGCCTTTGCCCGTTGAAGGCCGGTCAGCCCATCGAGGCATACATTACAACTTCAATATCTGCCAATGACATCGCAGGAATTCCGTCAATTGCTCTCAACATTCCCGACTTGGAAGGTTACTCGCGCATCCGGATCTTTGCCAACTCAACACAGACAGAAATTGGGTGTTTCCAGGCTACTATGAGTAACGGAAGGACCTTTTCACAGCCTGAGATCGTGGGATCAATACTGGGAGCCTTCACCGTGTTCGCGGTGTTGGCCTCGTTTGCAACAGCGATCTATGGCGTTCAGATCCCTCATATAAGAATGCACTACGCCCATTCTTTTTCGATTCTGATCATTTTCGAGACCTTTCAATCGATCTTCTTTTCCGGGGCACTATCTGTCAACTGGCCTGCCCTGCTTCCTGCCTGGTGGAGCAACTTTGCGTGGACTGCTGGCATGTTTGCAAGCCTTGACATGATTGATGCTATCAGCCCATTTGCTGGCGTGTCTGGGAACGCCAGTCAAGTTGGCTCTGCAGGGTCGGTCCCCATCAACAACGGCGGTGGTCTTGCGCAGCAGATCTTTGGCAGAAGCCTTGGAAGACGCTCTGTTCCCCAACTTGAGAGTATTGTCCACTCGTTAACCCGTCGCCACGACTTCAACTCCAGCAACCCATATGACTATGACTGGGCTGGGGAGCCTCGAAATCCTGGAATGCCACTCCCAGGCGACTATTCTGGCTTCCCCGGTGTACTATCTGTGGTTGGCATCCCTCGAAATGACGCTTTCATCATTGGGCTTATTTGGTTCCTTGTTGTCCTAGCGGCCGTTGCCCTATCCGTGGCAACGGCCAAGCTTGTGCTTGAGCTGTGTCACAAATTCAAGCTTATCAAGTCCGATGGCTTCGACTTCTTTCGTTCACATTGGGTCGGATACATGGCCGCGGGCCTACTTCGAACGCTATTTATCGCTTTCTTCGTCATGATGACACTGGCCATGTTCCAGTTCTCGATT
The window above is part of the Fusarium musae strain F31 chromosome 6, whole genome shotgun sequence genome. Proteins encoded here:
- a CDS encoding hypothetical protein (EggNog:ENOG41) gives rise to the protein MSSKDHDLEVPADERPREKPRRSKSERKDHKDRDRDHDREKHKDPDRERRRHRTSRSSRSKLSEVSDTVSHTSSRRHRHRRERDSDEHHHRHHRAASTSDLASSDMARTSTAATSILSDRISVPYPSFSKAHSKEAIVSRDSLSLPRQRSPKPSTPEPTDAPYTEDSRFAKGSDSGKPDVPLSPPRTDLDADKTAVNEETPEDTAKEEYPKEEAPENETPKVETPREDTPRIRTPTEELPAAEAGLEQPKSRVSSLSRSASRNEERSRVSRRSGASSQATYVKSSSRRSGDKVRRSDSRASSSSHRSVHRTSSTRSHRRYDVDGASSPSSAQDSSPRTPTQAPFPHGYPDAKPETPSVIDVQDVDSNLHSKTATPASAFGAAPPPPPPPPPPALDVHDMPRVDYLLQNGGLAYTAPKNFLSVLPRQNGNRPSNPPLVGTDTLFAPFHHLLDQYNTVLSKQGSIAVATGHRSVARRLLDRLENVFSRDLPPHGCTCIMCDNPHEIHDGLNWGDVLEWVSGRIDLPQWPPFDLAEVGTKAAEISGDRPPRPQSPVQLDPDIAEEFREHYLRQSKKVRSAVDRWLSNTGETPVPPPQDVDDETLSFAILTNLDPEDRPYFNAIMTGSKELKSSVRAPTPGHRPRTDFLIKTGLALQRLYRLQQVPRDAESATYLVKNPHTHDLLVALSNINNSEWEILISGRFDGFLWSGADDDVPQTPLNESRGPTPASAYYNTRTLSPGPRASSSFSSRNTTPFSVYSRGTTPASFVSVNTTGVPGSRQAVSNDEEMEMAAIAEIEREIYKGMETLEDAFEKLHKKAEVVRNALRQRGAALMQNLQNRRRIDVLSGPNSGNSQASGYERPAWAGESDRDPGSDDDWAFDDVDIMPDDSASNISSSRHRRPKRRTERRTPAPINEEDED
- the MET3 gene encoding Sulfate adenylyltransferase (EggNog:ENOG41); amino-acid sequence: MANTPHGGVLKDLFARDLPRQAELEAESQKLPALTLSERHLCDLELILNGGFSPLEGFLTEKDYNGVVENNRLADGALFSMPINLDVDQAQIDQLGIKAGARITLRDFRDDRNLAILTVEDVYRPDKVNEAKKVFGSDDDTHPGVKYLLDTAKEFYVGGKLEAINRLEHYDFLDLRFTPSELRAHFNKLGWQKVVAFQTRNPMHRAHRELTVRAARSQQANVLIQPVVGLTKPGDIDHFTRVRVYKALLPRYPNGMAALALLPLAMRMGGPREALWHAIIRKNHGATHFIVGRDHAGPGKNKQGKDHYGPYDAQVLVQQHQEELGIKMVEFQAMIYLPDSDEYLPINEIPEGTRTLNISGTELRHRLRTGKEIPEWFSYPEVVKVLREENPLPAEKGFTVFMTGYQNSGKDQIARALQATLNQGGGRPVSMLLGENVRHELSPELGFTRKDRDLNIQRIAFVASELTKAGAAVIAAPIAPFEDARKAARDLVEKSGPFFLVHVATPLEFCEKTDRKGVYAAARRGDIKNFTGVDDPYEAPAKPDLVVDLEKQNVRSIVHQIVLLLESNGLLDRL